GAAAAAGCCTCGGACCGGCCATCAGTTGAACCTGGGGCGCTTCTTTTCAGCATGTTCATTTCTCGCTCCTTCAAGCGCAGGCACAGTACGCTTTAGGGGTGTAATTTTATCAACAATTGTTTGCTAAAATCTAAAAAAATCGAAAAATTTTTGTCCATAACAGCAGACGGATTTTGGCGGGAATTGAACGTCACGGCACCCGTCAAACTCGCCAGACCGTCTCGGTTCAACCGTATCCTGGTTGACCGGAAAATCAGTGCAGCCAGAAACAGGTATGACAGCGCTCAGCAAAGACCTTGTGGGCAGAAAACTCAAGTCTTATACCGTTCCTGTAGAACGGGGTAAGATCCGGGAATTCTGCATGGCGATCGGTGAAACGAATCCGATCTATCTTGATCCGGAGGCCGCACGCAAAGCGGGATTTCAGGATACTCCCATCCCACCGACATTTCAGACGTCGTTTCAATTCTGGGGTTATCCTGAAATCTTCGATGATATGCGTGCTATGGGTATTGATACGAACCGTCTTCTTCACATGAAAGAAGAGTACACTTACCTGAAGCCGGTTTATCCGGGCACAAACATCCACGCCGAAGGCGAGGTCGTCGACGTGAAAACCGGTAAGATGGACATGGTGACGTTCAAAACGGTATTCCGTGACGACAGAGGCGAAGCGTGCATCGAGGCTCACATGGGCATCGTTCTGCGCCCCGAAGGAACCTGAAACGAGGAACCTCAGTTTAAGGACCTTAATCGAAGGAACAGGAGTATAGCATGCAACGTATTAAGTTTTCTGACGTCGAAGTGGGAGCAGAGCTTCCCGCACTTCGCACAAAGCCGATCGAGCACATGACGCTCGTTCGATACGCCGGCGCCTCGGGCGATTTCAACCCGATTCACACCGATCCGGCATTTGCCGAAAAAGTCGGCCTCGGTGGAACCATCGCTCACGGAATGTTCACGATGGCCCAGGTCGGACGTATGGTCAGCGCCTGGGTTAACCCGATTCAGATCCGTGAATTCGGCGTGAAGTTCAAGGCCATGTCGAAGCCCGG
This region of Leptonema illini DSM 21528 genomic DNA includes:
- a CDS encoding MaoC/PaaZ C-terminal domain-containing protein, yielding MQRIKFSDVEVGAELPALRTKPIEHMTLVRYAGASGDFNPIHTDPAFAEKVGLGGTIAHGMFTMAQVGRMVSAWVNPIQIREFGVKFKAMSKPGQTLICTGTVKKKKEDEGKKLITVSVQAADENGEVKAAGDLVVEAD
- a CDS encoding FAS1-like dehydratase domain-containing protein translates to MTALSKDLVGRKLKSYTVPVERGKIREFCMAIGETNPIYLDPEAARKAGFQDTPIPPTFQTSFQFWGYPEIFDDMRAMGIDTNRLLHMKEEYTYLKPVYPGTNIHAEGEVVDVKTGKMDMVTFKTVFRDDRGEACIEAHMGIVLRPEGT